The following coding sequences lie in one Mucilaginibacter sp. KACC 22773 genomic window:
- a CDS encoding glycoside hydrolase family 28 protein has protein sequence MEPHDDNFSRRNWLKTVTKASAGAGMIAVAPTFLHAQPANIQKTDPMLGTRIYNIMDYGAKGDGVTLNTKALQAAIDACNKDQGGTVLVPAGVFVIGTVELKSNVTLHIAAQGKLLGSADGKQYYAAQAIPLTGDTTLNDGNVGLLFAVKAENIRVEGPGTIDGQGAQFRSPTKGAPSPAGISGNHRPYHLLFYQCQNLVVNDIYLKDCAYHSVRIIQSSYVKLDGIHIRGRVIHNNDGFHFISCQYVHMVNCDVQSQDDACALFGSCRFITITNCTFSTRWSVFRFGGGVAENITISNCIILEAYGCPIKMRCERHSRMENISFSNLMMHKVTGPISIGMGSVDDPGTARNISFNGIHANVVIPVQLADAEFTSNYHPGEIKSCIAINGAEGFLLENISFNDVHITFAGGGTAEDAAVRDVPKNAGEYYADGVFPAYGLYARYAKGLTLNNVRFEVATPELRPALVFDQVTDAAINGLSARGNKEAESVLRMIDAQDVLLTATRVLSPAAVFMRVEGAACSNIKIDGGDISKAGSPLSFAAGATKNAVKLRD, from the coding sequence ATGGAACCTCACGACGATAATTTTTCAAGGCGCAACTGGTTAAAAACAGTTACAAAAGCATCCGCAGGCGCCGGCATGATTGCTGTAGCGCCCACTTTTTTACACGCACAGCCTGCAAACATTCAAAAAACCGATCCGATGTTGGGTACCCGCATTTATAACATTATGGACTATGGCGCCAAAGGCGATGGTGTAACACTTAATACCAAAGCACTGCAGGCAGCCATTGATGCCTGTAATAAAGATCAGGGCGGCACCGTGCTGGTGCCGGCCGGGGTATTTGTTATCGGCACGGTTGAGCTGAAAAGCAATGTTACCCTCCATATAGCCGCACAGGGTAAATTACTGGGCAGTGCCGATGGTAAACAATATTACGCAGCCCAGGCCATCCCGCTTACCGGCGATACTACATTAAATGATGGCAATGTAGGCTTGTTATTTGCCGTAAAGGCCGAAAACATCCGCGTTGAAGGCCCAGGCACTATTGACGGGCAGGGTGCGCAGTTCCGTAGCCCCACAAAGGGCGCGCCATCGCCGGCCGGCATCAGCGGCAATCACCGCCCCTATCACCTGCTTTTTTACCAATGCCAAAATCTTGTCGTTAATGATATATATCTTAAAGACTGCGCCTATCACTCTGTACGCATTATTCAAAGCAGTTATGTAAAGCTCGATGGCATCCACATCCGTGGCCGGGTAATCCATAATAACGATGGTTTTCATTTCATCAGTTGTCAATATGTTCATATGGTTAACTGCGATGTGCAATCGCAGGACGATGCCTGCGCGCTGTTTGGCAGTTGCAGGTTTATAACCATTACCAATTGTACATTTAGCACACGCTGGTCGGTTTTCCGTTTTGGCGGCGGGGTTGCCGAAAATATTACCATCTCTAACTGCATCATTTTAGAAGCCTATGGCTGCCCTATAAAAATGCGTTGCGAACGGCACTCGCGGATGGAAAACATCTCGTTCTCCAACCTGATGATGCATAAGGTAACGGGCCCTATATCAATTGGTATGGGCTCGGTAGATGATCCGGGAACTGCGCGTAATATATCTTTCAATGGCATTCATGCCAATGTGGTTATCCCGGTGCAACTTGCTGATGCCGAATTTACCAGCAACTATCACCCTGGCGAAATCAAATCATGTATAGCCATTAACGGCGCCGAAGGCTTTTTGCTCGAAAATATTAGTTTTAACGATGTTCATATCACCTTTGCCGGAGGAGGAACTGCAGAAGACGCGGCCGTACGCGATGTACCTAAAAACGCGGGCGAATATTATGCCGACGGAGTTTTCCCGGCTTATGGTTTATATGCCCGTTATGCCAAAGGCCTTACGCTAAATAACGTAAGGTTTGAAGTTGCCACGCCCGAATTGAGGCCCGCCCTTGTTTTTGACCAGGTAACAGATGCAGCTATAAATGGCCTCAGCGCGCGGGGCAATAAAGAAGCCGAATCGGTACTGCGGATGATTGATGCGCAAGATGTTTTACTAACCGCAACGCGTGTACTTAGCCCGGCAGCCGTTTTTATGCGCGTTGAAGGCGCCGCCTGCAGCAATATTAAAATAGACGGCGGCGATATTTCAAAAGCCGGCAGCCCCTTATCCTTCGCGGCCGGGGCTACCAAAAATGCAGTAAAATTGCGCGATTAG
- a CDS encoding ligand-binding sensor domain-containing protein, protein MYRKFILLLLLNGVLLVVHAQKLDKIRPAYISVKDGLPDATINTICQDDDGFLWLGTNYGLSRYDGVEFKNFHHSRATSSLPGNNIISVQKFPGHRLLVATSTGLCMFNTRANTFKNLLVPASAKMFPFENNFYIVSVDKQNNIWAASQTGLYKLDQNLNILQFIKGPNDQGATWVMFVESIHALPNGSVLFRLVKGKKIQYHIYTPTSNKIIPLNQLKGYPLSVIDSLNVRDIAFDKNGNLWFVKHMVDSVFFLNSISGQVTASTFNHLPGKGQIYYNTHINLLNNGLATCTLSDGGLAYWNTDTPAIGHSGFKSGILLPKQHVFCTLFDTEGNLWVGTNNGLYKFTLIANGVSTIELPAYNAEDQRGIDLSGTFVVKDHIFLTTTGGGVFYTNQINSPWKEILMGETAGVNDTWNIRAAGRDKFWIGTQRGIYEWKKGQAVPRPVNVPLIGKCPVVTQFTDKENFLWMGLGEGNGLAAYNLTNNRLQLYSKKDKNNPLPIRFPVCIAEDEFGDLWMGGTEGRGLVKWSRANHKFVLFPTAYNTDFDNGVINAIYADGRGKIWMGTNAGLVKFDISSQKFKKVDMPEALSSNTVYSLAADNKSRLWIGTKNGLNCMEPGTGHFFLFGGYYPSSEDPVLSVKYDSTVNKVYFNTAHIFYSAIPNQLLRPRRATGVLITAVTSSGNNLNPAQSISLPANDNNISIAFSAVNLVDGMQNRYYYRLNNLSKNWISVGRTRQISFSNLLSGKYTFRVKAQMADGTMSTNQATLLFSVQTPYYKSWWFIVLAIITAGGIIYFVYLNRIRQLLRVQAIRNSIATDLHDDIGSTLSNINILTELSNANLSAPEQARRFLKRITEEVNTSNQSLDDIVWSINTLNDSYEQTVARMKRYTAELFEGANIAYHFHFDEKIAHKKLHMEKRKDIYLVFKEAVNNIYKHAAATYVDISLQTNQNHLQMIIKDNGKGFDTTQPTARNGIKNMKIRLAKWKGSISILSASNEGTLLTIIIPLL, encoded by the coding sequence ATGTACCGGAAATTCATTCTACTTTTACTGCTGAATGGTGTGCTGCTTGTCGTGCACGCACAAAAGCTGGATAAAATCCGGCCGGCTTATATTTCTGTAAAAGATGGTTTGCCTGATGCCACTATCAATACAATTTGCCAGGACGATGATGGCTTTTTATGGCTGGGCACCAACTACGGCTTAAGCCGGTATGACGGGGTTGAGTTTAAAAATTTTCATCATTCCAGAGCAACAAGCTCGCTGCCGGGCAATAATATCATCTCCGTACAAAAATTCCCCGGGCACCGGTTACTGGTAGCCACATCAACCGGCTTATGCATGTTTAATACAAGGGCCAATACATTTAAAAACCTGCTGGTGCCGGCTTCGGCAAAAATGTTCCCTTTCGAAAATAATTTCTATATCGTATCGGTAGATAAGCAAAATAATATCTGGGCGGCCTCGCAAACGGGACTTTATAAACTTGATCAAAACCTTAACATACTTCAATTTATCAAAGGGCCTAATGACCAGGGAGCAACCTGGGTTATGTTCGTAGAAAGCATCCACGCCCTACCCAACGGGAGCGTTCTTTTCAGATTGGTGAAGGGTAAAAAAATTCAATATCATATTTATACTCCCACAAGCAATAAAATTATTCCGTTAAACCAGTTAAAGGGGTATCCCCTATCGGTGATAGATAGTTTAAATGTCAGGGATATCGCATTTGATAAAAACGGAAATCTGTGGTTTGTGAAACACATGGTTGATAGTGTTTTCTTTTTGAATTCCATATCAGGCCAGGTAACGGCCTCAACTTTCAATCATTTGCCCGGAAAAGGCCAGATATATTATAACACGCACATCAACCTGCTAAACAATGGGCTTGCAACTTGTACCCTAAGCGATGGTGGGCTGGCGTACTGGAACACTGATACACCGGCCATTGGGCATAGCGGCTTTAAAAGCGGCATATTATTACCCAAACAACATGTGTTTTGCACGTTGTTTGATACCGAAGGCAACCTTTGGGTGGGCACCAACAATGGTTTGTATAAGTTTACGCTGATAGCCAACGGGGTTTCTACAATTGAGCTGCCGGCATATAACGCCGAAGATCAGCGGGGGATAGATCTATCGGGCACTTTTGTGGTTAAGGACCATATTTTTTTAACCACCACCGGTGGCGGGGTATTTTACACCAATCAGATCAATTCGCCATGGAAGGAAATATTAATGGGGGAAACTGCCGGCGTAAATGATACCTGGAATATCAGGGCTGCGGGCAGGGATAAATTTTGGATAGGTACGCAAAGAGGTATATATGAATGGAAAAAAGGCCAGGCCGTGCCCCGGCCGGTAAATGTGCCATTGATTGGAAAATGCCCCGTGGTAACCCAATTTACCGACAAAGAAAACTTTCTTTGGATGGGCCTTGGCGAAGGGAATGGTCTTGCCGCTTATAATTTAACCAATAATAGGCTACAGCTTTATTCAAAAAAGGATAAAAACAATCCACTGCCCATCAGGTTCCCCGTTTGTATTGCCGAGGATGAATTTGGCGATCTGTGGATGGGCGGTACCGAAGGCCGCGGGCTGGTAAAATGGAGTCGTGCTAATCATAAATTTGTGCTGTTCCCCACGGCTTATAATACCGATTTTGATAATGGCGTTATCAACGCCATCTATGCAGATGGCAGGGGTAAAATATGGATGGGCACTAATGCTGGCCTGGTGAAATTTGACATCAGCAGCCAAAAATTTAAAAAGGTTGATATGCCCGAAGCCCTATCATCAAACACCGTTTACAGCCTTGCTGCCGACAATAAAAGCCGCCTATGGATTGGCACTAAAAACGGGTTAAACTGCATGGAACCCGGTACCGGCCATTTTTTTTTATTTGGCGGTTACTACCCATCGTCAGAAGATCCTGTGTTAAGCGTAAAGTACGATAGCACCGTAAATAAGGTGTATTTTAATACCGCACATATATTTTACAGTGCAATACCAAACCAATTGCTGCGGCCGCGCCGTGCCACGGGCGTATTAATTACCGCTGTAACTTCATCGGGCAATAATTTAAATCCGGCCCAAAGCATTAGCCTGCCGGCAAACGACAATAATATCAGTATTGCTTTTAGCGCGGTTAACCTGGTTGACGGCATGCAGAACCGATATTATTACCGGCTTAATAACTTGAGCAAAAATTGGATCTCGGTAGGTCGAACCCGGCAAATATCGTTTTCAAACCTGCTATCGGGCAAATACACTTTCAGGGTTAAAGCACAAATGGCAGATGGTACAATGAGTACAAACCAGGCCACTTTGCTTTTTTCGGTGCAAACTCCTTATTATAAAAGCTGGTGGTTTATCGTTTTAGCAATCATAACCGCCGGCGGCATTATTTATTTCGTCTACCTTAACCGCATCAGGCAGCTATTGCGGGTTCAGGCTATCCGCAATAGTATCGCCACAGATTTACATGACGACATCGGCTCAACCCTCAGCAACATCAATATACTTACCGAACTCAGCAACGCCAACCTATCGGCACCAGAACAAGCCCGGCGATTTTTGAAGCGGATAACCGAAGAAGTAAATACATCCAACCAATCATTAGATGATATTGTGTGGAGCATAAACACCCTAAATGACAGCTATGAGCAAACCGTGGCGCGGATGAAAAGATACACCGCCGAATTGTTTGAAGGTGCAAACATTGCCTATCATTTCCATTTTGACGAAAAGATAGCCCACAAAAAGCTGCACATGGAAAAAAGAAAAGATATTTACCTGGTATTTAAAGAGGCGGTAAACAACATTTACAAACACGCCGCCGCAACGTATGTCGACATTAGCCTGCAAACCAACCAAAACCATTTGCAAATGATTATTAAAGACAATGGCAAAGGCTTTGATACAACACAGCCTACGGCACGTAACGGTATAAAAAACATGAAAATAAGGTTAGCAAAGTGGAAAGGGAGTATTTCAATTTTGTCGGCCAGCAATGAAGGTACTTTACTTACCATTATAATACCCCTGCTTTAA
- a CDS encoding SRPBCC family protein: MENTTSNTADRELRLTRTLDAPVELVWEVWTQPEHIAQWWGPNGFTNTISKMDVEPGGEWDLVMHGPDGTDYKNKSVFKEVIRLKKIVYEHVSSPKFVATIEFEAQGDQTHLSWHMLFETHEQFIQVVKTFKADEGLKQNIEKLNQYVKGIS; this comes from the coding sequence ATGGAAAACACAACAAGTAACACTGCCGACCGCGAATTACGCTTGACACGCACATTGGATGCCCCGGTTGAACTGGTATGGGAGGTATGGACCCAGCCCGAACATATTGCCCAATGGTGGGGCCCCAATGGTTTTACCAACACCATAAGTAAAATGGATGTTGAACCCGGCGGCGAATGGGACCTGGTAATGCATGGCCCCGACGGAACAGATTATAAAAACAAAAGTGTATTTAAGGAGGTCATCCGGCTCAAAAAAATTGTATATGAGCATGTGAGCAGCCCAAAGTTTGTTGCCACTATTGAATTTGAGGCACAGGGCGACCAAACACACCTGAGCTGGCATATGCTGTTTGAAACGCACGAGCAATTTATACAGGTGGTAAAAACGTTTAAAGCCGATGAAGGATTAAAGCAAAATATAGAAAAGCTAAACCAATACGTAAAAGGTATAAGTTAG
- a CDS encoding ArsR/SmtB family transcription factor has product MKTRRDVYQAIADPTRRAIINMIATQPHNVNTIAANFDVTRQAISLHIQILADCGLINVKQQGRDRFCEARLDQLSEVSAWVDQYRQHWESKLDNLENYVVQLKNERNGKHNK; this is encoded by the coding sequence ATGAAAACCAGACGAGATGTTTACCAGGCCATAGCCGACCCTACCCGAAGGGCTATAATTAACATGATTGCTACACAGCCGCATAATGTAAACACTATAGCTGCAAACTTTGATGTTACACGCCAGGCTATATCGTTGCACATCCAGATCCTGGCCGATTGCGGCCTTATTAACGTTAAGCAGCAAGGGCGCGACAGGTTTTGCGAAGCCCGGCTCGATCAGCTCAGCGAGGTATCGGCCTGGGTAGACCAGTACCGCCAGCATTGGGAAAGTAAATTAGATAACCTTGAAAACTATGTAGTACAATTAAAAAATGAACGAAATGGAAAACACAACAAGTAA